The following nucleotide sequence is from Trypanosoma brucei gambiense DAL972 chromosome 3, complete sequence.
tctttctctttccttccattaTGCCTTTTactaaattttattttaatttattcTCCTCCGTTTTTAtacttccttcccttttcttcgttttttccccctcttttttttttattactttgCTACTCTCCACTTTTAGTTCCTATTTGCCTTTATGTGCGTCTGTGTTTGCTTTGTTCATATGccacttcccctctttttgcaaaataaaataaaataaaaatataagaaaaaaataaagtagaaggaaagaaggaggagaaaaaaaagagggaaaaaggatTATAGTAttataaatattatatatattatatatatatgttttttccttttctcttcctttttcaatatgttttgcttgttttatACTGCGATGAGAAGCGGTGATTGGGCTTCATTTCAAACCAAATAGGGGAATTGTGGTGTATGCATTTCTATTGTGTAAGTCTTAAGGATATTAAAGTTGatgtctttctttctttttttttctctctcttttataTGTAGGAAAAGTGGGGTAAATAaagtaaagggaaagaaaagaaagaaagaaagaagaaaaaaaaggaaaaagtcaagaaagaaaggaaatgggaGAGTGAAgggattattattattattattattattattattattaatgcAGTTAAGGGAGGAAGTCCTAGATggcatatatttatacatctACATCTACatctacatatatatatatatatatttattgcttcatttatttatttttgtttatgtgcgtgtctttttgtgtgttgatgTATTGCAACAGGAGCGTGAAGAGAGCAACAAACGAACGTacagagaaagggggaaaaaaacagataaaTGATACGGAATAGGGAATGGAGGAAATCCTTCTCCGAAAATTCTTTGCAGATGTTTGTTTCTCACGGTTGTCATAGAAATATTTGGTTTACGACTTCGTATCAGTGGATGTTTGTGTTCcgtttattgttattatttgtcACATATTTCTCCAAAAGGAGATACACTTTGCAAGAGGGAGGAGAGAGAGgagtgaagaaaatgaagaaaataagatGTATATGGTTACTGTACTGCATGCGGTACACATAAccatgaaaaaaataaaaaagagagtggtggtggtggtggtggtggtgattcacttgcactttctttttggtggAGCGTgtcaatatgtttttttttattactgttTTTATGGTTGTTGGCGTTTAtccctccccttcttctGTCATGTAGCAATTACCTTTACATGGCTACACTTTGCCTACTTGTCAAACTGTTCTCATCTGTACCGAAACATCTTTTTATTCTtaacttctctttcttcctttctttatttttccccccaccacTTACTCTTTATCTATACCACTGCTACGCATGTATGTGTGGTGCGGGAATTACAGGATACGTGCTGTATCCTGCTTTCCTTCTTAGTGTcgcattttattttccattaCCATCAAAGAAGCGATGTTAAGTTTTTTGATTGACTGCAGCGAAGACAAAACTGATCTCACATCGCTTCTTCTACTGTCACGGTTGCTGAATGatgaacaaaaggaaagggaggcaCCAAGTGAGGGTCCGGCTGGAAATGTTTTAGAGGCATCCATTAAAGacaaggagaaaggaagTGGTGCATCTTTAGATGAAGGAACCGcgacacaaaaagaaagcggtGTTGAGGGAGGAGTGTCGACGGCAAAGAAAAGATCAAATGTTGCCGCTCAGCGCGGTTCTAAGGACAAGACACAACATCAGACACAAGCGGCGAATGCTTCCGTTACCGTTTCCAAACCGAATGTTGGTGGACCCGTGCCACCACTTGCACTGACGAGCACGTTGGCTTTTATGATGAACGGTTGTGGTAGCTCCCGCAGCGAGTTTCCAaatctctctcttctttgtgaAATCAGCGGTAGCGAGGAGGCCCCTCCCCAAGCCCCGATGCAAAAAGTCAACTCAAACTCTGAAAAGCGTGTAGAAGCAAAAACTCAGGGTCGAAAACCCATTCAACGGCGCCCCCGGACCCCTCCACCAGGCACACAAGCCGtacaaaggaaaggaagaagggctTCAGCGGAACCATCATTGGTTCCCCACACGCCTCCCAAACTGGAAGAGGCGGTGATCCCGATATCAAAGTTTCGTGCGCCATCTTCCGTTGGAGATGATGACATGGCCCCCACTTATTCGCGAAACGGAGGTCATACGGTAGCGAAACGTGTTATTCAATACACTGAGAATATACCGTTGACAATTACTTCGTGCACTCCTGACAGCAAGCGTCGGTCGTATGCGCGACGTTACGTTTCCCGGTTACTTAGTAGTCCCATTGACGCCGCACACTCAAGGTACCGTGGAAAGTTTGAGAATGCAATCACTCACGCTCGTGGTTTTTACTCAGGAGTAACGAACAGCAATGTAAGTTACCATCTTGATCCCCCATCACTCCGAAGACAAGGTCCAGAAACCCCTAGTGTGAGTGTTTATAAAGCGGAAAGCAATACAAGTGAATTTGGTGGGTCAACAGCCAATTTATTTCATAGAATCAATAGCGACTGCAAAGGAAGGATGTCGAAAAGTTTACATCATTTGGAACAAGGAAAGTTGTACGGAGCAACGCGATCCTCCTCTCTGGGCTCAAATATAGCGCCGTCACCGATGGGTGGAAATGCATCGAGGTGTTTGTTGAGCTTACGCCGCTTGGGGGATGTGAAGAGACGTCAGAGCGGACTTGTGTTGGTGGAAGATCAACTTGAGAGGCAGCAGTCTCGCTTTCTAGATTTAATGATAGAAGGGAAGTCCATGCAATTTACCGTCCGAGCTCcacagaagaagaggaaatttCGCTCAGGGGGGAAGGCTCATGTGACATAATGAACAGTTGTGAAGTTAGGACGGGGCATATGTTGCCTTCCTTTTGAATCGTTCCTGTGGGTCGTGGTgaatcttttcctcctcgctACCTTTCATCCAACATACTTCCGTCAATTAGAAGAGGGAATATGTTCGCAGCCTTGACTAAAATGGACATGTGTTTTGGAAGAGtgtttatattatatttttcttgtacttttgttatttcctttttgatcttctttgcttttttttcttcgtatcttttttcatcctttttatttatttcccttttagCAGCTCTGAAACTttcaacacttttttttgtttgtgctcACCCGTAACTAAGTTAacatcccttttctttttcccttttgtttaaGTGTCACTTGTATTTCCACCTGATTTTCTACCGTAGTTGTTGTGCGGTTGACGTATTACATTTACTGGATTGTTTTGCACGTTTATTCGTTTAAACCTCAGCTGCCACACGGGGGCGAGCCGATTTGGGTGgtattttcccctcccttcggTAGCTCccagaagaaaataagcaatatatatatatatatatatatatctttattTACATTTATATAACACCCAAGAGAGAAGTGAAGTCACGTGTGAGGGGAAAACTGCGGAATGAGTAGTGAGAGATATGTGGATGGTGACCTCGGTGAGCCTTTTAACAGTGCAGAGCCGCTTACGTTACCAGTTGTTGTTCAACTCCTTCGCGGCCGGCGGGACACGTCACTCGATCATCCCGCCTCACGTCTAATTGAAAAGACATGCAGGCAAGTGGAACTCATGCAGGAAACATGTGCAGATGAGTGCCGGGTGCAACGAGTAATGGAGACGAGGTTGCGACTAGTTAACAAAAATAATCGCCAGCAAATGAATGCCCACCTGGGGAATTTTGTAGTGGGAGAGGATGGATTTGCCACTCTTCCACCGGAATCAGATGAGTTCCTCGACAcagcggaggaggaggctaTGAAAATGTTTGAGGTGGTAGCACTTGGCACGCTTCAGCCAAAGACGGCGGACGAAGCTCGTGAGTTAATCCCTTCACTGGGAAGGTTTGAACCGGCGGATTTAAATAAGGTTTTAGAAATGCTCGACTCTTTATGAAGTGGGCTAACAAACACGGTAGTGGCAACGATAATAACATCGAGCTCGAGAAGGGCACATCACCTTTGGATTTGTGGGGGTTCACAAGTGGTGGATGCTTGCTTTTTGTATTCGTTGTTATACGTTAGGGCGTTGCGAGAGGCACGTCAATGGTCGGTCTCGTCCATTCGCtcgttcttttttccccctttgaaTAAAGAAATGATATTTACTAAATTCTCTGTTTTTGAGTTGGTTCGACTGTTTCCTTGTGTTGAGCCCaacttttttctcatttttttttcttctgtggatctttctatttttctttcaaaggTTGTAACCCATTTACAGCACTCTGCCGCCTCTCTCCTATTAGCAGAAGTGAAGCTTAGGCAGCGGAGACAACAGTGTGCTCTGTTGACACTGTTGGTGTAATTAATCTATTTCAAATAAgttaacctttttttttttgcattctaCTTTGACGTTATAAATTAATtatccgtttttttttgttggagTTGGGCACTCTAGTTGCTGCTGAGGTTAATTAGTAAACCATGACCACGTTCAAGCGGGAAGACCTCCGTCGTGTCTTTTTTAGTGATCTCTCTGATCAGTGCAATGAAGATATCATACATGAACTTTGCACGCAGTTTGGGCCTGTTGCCAACATTGTTTGGCCAACGTCAAGTAATCTCGGTGGTACGCAGCAGATgacattttgttttgcggATTTCTACAACGCAGAGGATGCCAAATATTGCTTTGAGGCTCTACATCGCAGTCGCACAAAATTGTTTGGAAAGGAACTGCGCGTTTCCCACGCAAGTACGGATGTGCACCAGAAGGAAATCGGTTCGCGTTCGAGTAACCGGCATGTTGTTCACGAACTGCACGAGATTGGCGCAAAAGTTGTTGTCCGTGGCGTTGATCTTAGCGTAACTGAGTACGAACTGACTTCATTCTTCGCGCAGTTCGGGAATTTCGCCGTCCCCCCACGGATGGTACGCGACTTTGACGGAAACTTCCGAGGTGTTGTCATTCTCTCTTACGATGATTTTGCCTCTAGCGACCGTGTCATTGAAGAAATGCATCAGAAGATATATCGGGATCGTCCTATATCTGTTACCTACGCTGAGCTGCCCGACGGAAGCGGAAGATTGCATGGTACAGCGGAAGAACGGGCGAATGCGGCACTGTTCCGCGAAGAGGCGAGAAAACATGAGGAGCGCATCGCTCGTGAGCAGCAGGAGCACGAACGGGAACGCACACGCAAACGGCAGCAAAACACATCGTGGGCTGCAGGTATCGACCCCTACGCTCGCGTACGTTAGTTGGTGTGGGAGAGAATGATTCAAAATGACAAGGGCTGATCATGTGCACTATTGTTAGATTTTTCTGCGGTGCAGTTTCATTGATCTGGTTTCAtcttctctcctcttttttttttttcaccctcttttttttttgttgaacaTGCGTTGCGTTATCCATGCGCTTCAGAAGAGCCGGTTGTTATTAAAATCTTATCCCTTGGTTTCCCTTAA
It contains:
- a CDS encoding RNA-binding protein, putative, whose protein sequence is MTTFKREDLRRVFFSDLSDQCNEDIIHELCTQFGPVANIVWPTSSNLGGTQQMTFCFADFYNAEDAKYCFEALHRSRTKLFGKELRVSHASTDVHQKEIGSRSSNRHVVHELHEIGAKVVVRGVDLSVTEYELTSFFAQFGNFAVPPRMVRDFDGNFRGVVILSYDDFASSDRVIEEMHQKIYRDRPISVTYAELPDGSGRLHGTAEERANAALFREEARKHEERIAREQQEHERERTRKRQQNTSWAAGIDPYARVR